A stretch of the Ischnura elegans chromosome 13 unlocalized genomic scaffold, ioIscEleg1.1 SUPER_13_unloc_3, whole genome shotgun sequence genome encodes the following:
- the LOC124172936 gene encoding uncharacterized protein LOC124172936 isoform X2, protein MASNISTSGAEQFVVERLISGLLTGSFLQHKELLDMLEDVDVRHARQRTLLHIGVGLGKADWVEELLARGADADITDDSQQNALSSAEKMVQQFPEDIDRKKVLNLVTLVHRRDQVILRRLEASSSRSTDHVTPAASRECDIASLKSSVDSLRREMKSLVRQLSSSLEELKSQVCGRDALLRCLEEAVTSTVEDVTSIKCGLIGEASLSQPTSDPARARQECVYAMMRKTRIVYGTGVDEMRKIYDRLYDEDECTACIIKFLSGDDRVKVMVDFESINIGRMKEKFVDLDGTQWNGSSRSSFCEFESETVYLGANDSCGKREKLVRSSLAWALSQLSLRLVFDNKGRPYSKGDVEREREWMGALEELEERRKRGEELDWRIHYALNRKTLEAKVCWLVAAVPSIIAYHGSTEGRTILQNNYHLLLSLYSNNVIGTLLASAKR, encoded by the exons ATGGCAAGCAACATTTCTACTAGCGGCGCAGAGCAATTTGTTGTGGAGAGGCTCATTTCTGGATTGTTGACTGGCTCATTCCTCCAGCATAAAGAGCTATTGGACATGTTGGAAGATGTGGATGTACGGCACGCGCGGCAAAGAACACTCTTGCACATTGGGGTGGGACTTGGTAAGGCCGATTGGGTGGAGGAATTACTGGCAAGGGGGGCTGATGCAGACATTACAGATGACAGTCAACAGAATGCACTTTCTTCAGCTGAGAAGATGGTTCAACAGTTCCCTGAAGACATCGATCGCAAAAAAGTTCTGAATTTGGTGACGTTGGTTCACAGGAGAGACCAAGTTATTTTGCGACGTCTGGAAGCATCTTCGAGTAGGAGCACTGATCATGTGACACCCGCGGCTAGCCGAGaatgtgatattgcatctctcaagtcctctgtggactcattgaggcgagagatgaaatctcttgtgcgacagctgagctcatcATTGGAGGAACTCAAATCACAGGTGTGTGGACGCGATGCACTGTTGCGTTGCCTGGAAGAGGCCGTGACGTCAACAGTGGAGGATGTGACGTCTATCAAGTGTGGTCTTATTGGGGAGGCATCTTTAAGTCAACCTACATCCGATCCAGCCAGAGCAAGGCAGGAGTGCGTGTACGCCATGATGCGAAAGACACGGATAGTGTATGGAACTGGAGTTGATGAAATGCGTAAGATATATGACAGACTGTATGATGAAGATGAATGTACTGCttgtattattaagtttttaagtggGGATGATCGGGTGAAGGTGATGGTGGACTTTGAGTCTATAaacattggaaggatgaaggagaagtTTGTGGACTTAGATGGGACTCAGTGGAATGGGAGTAGTAGGTCATCATTTTGTGAATTTGAGAGTGAGACTGTATATTTGGGTGCAAATGATAGTTGTGGTAAGAGGGAGAAATTAGTACGTTCTAGTTTAGCTTGGGCCCTCTCACAATTATCTCTGAGATTAGTTTTTGATAATAAGGGGAGGCCTTATAGCAAGGGAGATGTGGAACGAGAGCGTGAGTGGATGGGGGCTCTAGAGgagttggaggagaggaggaagaggggagaggaATTAGATTGGCGTATCCATTACGCATTGAATAGAAAGACACTGGAGGCAAAGGTAtgttggcttgtggcagctgtcCCTAGTATTATCGCATATCATGGATCCACAGAAGGAAGAACTATACTGCAGAATAATTAccatctcctcctctctctctattctaACAATGTGATTGGAACACTTCTAGCCAGTGCAAAG AGATAA
- the LOC124172936 gene encoding uncharacterized protein LOC124172936 isoform X1 codes for MASNISTSGAEQFVVERLISGLLTGSFLQHKELLDMLEDVDVRHARQRTLLHIGVGLGKADWVEELLARGADADITDDSQQNALSSAEKMVQQFPEDIDRKKVLNLVTLVHRRDQVILRRLEASSSRSTDHVTPAASRECDIASLKSSVDSLRREMKSLVRQLSSSLEELKSQVCGRDALLRCLEEAVTSTVEDVTSIKCGLIGEASLSQPTSDPARARQECVYAMMRKTRIVYGTGVDEMRKIYDRLYDEDECTACIIKFLSGDDRVKVMVDFESINIGRMKEKFVDLDGTQWNGSSRSSFCEFESETVYLGANDSCGKREKLVRSSLAWALSQLSLRLVFDNKGRPYSKGDVEREREWMGALEELEERRKRGEELDWRIHYALNRKTLEAKVCWLVAAVPSIIAYHGSTEGRTILQNNYHLLLSLYSNNVIGTLLASAKVGLISISHAFSLHHGVN; via the coding sequence ATGGCAAGCAACATTTCTACTAGCGGCGCAGAGCAATTTGTTGTGGAGAGGCTCATTTCTGGATTGTTGACTGGCTCATTCCTCCAGCATAAAGAGCTATTGGACATGTTGGAAGATGTGGATGTACGGCACGCGCGGCAAAGAACACTCTTGCACATTGGGGTGGGACTTGGTAAGGCCGATTGGGTGGAGGAATTACTGGCAAGGGGGGCTGATGCAGACATTACAGATGACAGTCAACAGAATGCACTTTCTTCAGCTGAGAAGATGGTTCAACAGTTCCCTGAAGACATCGATCGCAAAAAAGTTCTGAATTTGGTGACGTTGGTTCACAGGAGAGACCAAGTTATTTTGCGACGTCTGGAAGCATCTTCGAGTAGGAGCACTGATCATGTGACACCCGCGGCTAGCCGAGaatgtgatattgcatctctcaagtcctctgtggactcattgaggcgagagatgaaatctcttgtgcgacagctgagctcatcATTGGAGGAACTCAAATCACAGGTGTGTGGACGCGATGCACTGTTGCGTTGCCTGGAAGAGGCCGTGACGTCAACAGTGGAGGATGTGACGTCTATCAAGTGTGGTCTTATTGGGGAGGCATCTTTAAGTCAACCTACATCCGATCCAGCCAGAGCAAGGCAGGAGTGCGTGTACGCCATGATGCGAAAGACACGGATAGTGTATGGAACTGGAGTTGATGAAATGCGTAAGATATATGACAGACTGTATGATGAAGATGAATGTACTGCttgtattattaagtttttaagtggGGATGATCGGGTGAAGGTGATGGTGGACTTTGAGTCTATAaacattggaaggatgaaggagaagtTTGTGGACTTAGATGGGACTCAGTGGAATGGGAGTAGTAGGTCATCATTTTGTGAATTTGAGAGTGAGACTGTATATTTGGGTGCAAATGATAGTTGTGGTAAGAGGGAGAAATTAGTACGTTCTAGTTTAGCTTGGGCCCTCTCACAATTATCTCTGAGATTAGTTTTTGATAATAAGGGGAGGCCTTATAGCAAGGGAGATGTGGAACGAGAGCGTGAGTGGATGGGGGCTCTAGAGgagttggaggagaggaggaagaggggagaggaATTAGATTGGCGTATCCATTACGCATTGAATAGAAAGACACTGGAGGCAAAGGTAtgttggcttgtggcagctgtcCCTAGTATTATCGCATATCATGGATCCACAGAAGGAAGAACTATACTGCAGAATAATTAccatctcctcctctctctctattctaACAATGTGATTGGAACACTTCTAGCCAGTGCAAAGGTGGGTCTTATATCTATTTCTCATGCTTTTTCATTACATCATGGTGTTAATTAA